GAAAGCTTAAGCCAAAACAGTTCTCACACACACCCCCTCAATCCTGGACATGTTTTTCCACACTTCTTAAGGCCAGCTCAGGAGCCTGCCTGACCACAGACAGCCCATTTGGCTCTCTGTTTCTGACTCAGCAAGAAGGGAGAGCTTGGATCAGGTTACCTTGTGATCAGACAAGCAGAGACAACAGAGAATCATGCAGAAAAGCATGATTTCCTCCCTTCCAGCAGCACTAAACTGCCAGCCTAAGTCCTGAAGGAGAGAAGTCAATCCTTTTATGCTTCCAGACCGATCTGGGCACACCAGAGGGAGCAGCATTTCAGACCTGGAACATCCTCCAAGCAGCCAGATACCCAATTCCCAGGGCCAGATCTGGAACAGGCTTGGTCCTTCAGGCCTTCTCCATGGCCAAGGCAATCACTTGCTCCAGGACTGGAACTAACTGCAGAGCCAGACACGTGAGAGGTGGCAGTGAAGACAAAACAGACAGTAGAGAAGAATGTATCAGTAATTTATGCCCCAGTACTTATTTTGGCTGCTAATACATCAGCCACTGCCTGGATTTAGTACAGACGAGCAtctgggaaagaaagaaacacattAAAAGTCTGTGGAGCACAGAAAACAAGTACTGAAATGGGAAAATCGGCACTAAAaggacagaagaaagaaatggttTGACCAGAGACCTATGTAAGCAAAGAAGAACAACGCTCCCTTGAAAGAAAATCTCTTTCCAAAAGCATGCTAAGCAGGAGCACAGCGAGCCAAGTGAAGGAGGAACAAGATTTGCAGTGAATTTGGAAGAGCCTTCAGGTTCTGAATGAAGCGTGACCAGGAGCACAGCAGTGGTTGCcaccagagagctgctggggaCAGAACAGCCCAATACCACGACAAACATACGGGAACTCCAACGTGACCCATTCCAAATGCAGCCAACACCACTCCAAGGGAGAACTAGGTTTAAGCAGCTTGGTTCAGAAAGCAAGAAattgagagaaaagagaagttcCAAGTACAGGAAGACTCCAAAGAGGAAGTTATCTGcaggaaaggtgaaaaagtcACAGTTCAGGGCATGCTGAGACATGTGACTACCAAGAGAGCAGAAGTAACTCCCACTGCTCTCTTTCAGGTCATGGGCTCCACAGCAGGAATGACAGTGACTGCTGCAAGCAAAGAGctgcaaaaaaagagaagtgaaaAAGGAGCTTCTGTCCTAAGTAAAAACATCTTGGGAATTTTTAAGGTAGAGACTGGGGCACCACACAGCACTCTGTTCCCATTCTGTTGTTATCTGAAGTGAGCAGATCCAGGTAACTTGTATCCAGGGTTCAGCTGGCCAGGGATTCATCTAAACAGTCAATTTCAATTAACCACTCAGCAATGACTATCCAGATAAAACTGATGCTTAACTAATATTTTTAGAAGAAAGAATGATCCAATAATTATAGTTCCACTAATCAAAACAACCAACATCTCTGGATACCTGTGTTTCTAGTTTATGTCAAGACAGGCCTGGTTTTAATCTTTGTGATTTGTGATCCAGGTTCTGGACACCAAAGAGCGAAAACTGCTAAGGAGGTCACTGATCAGAGGAACAGTTTAGCACCAACTAATTAAGGTGATGAGCTGACCACAGGTGATCATAGAACTGGAGAACagtctgggctggaagggacctttaaaggccatGTAGTCCAACCgtctgcaatgagcagggacatcttcaattagaccaggttgctcagagctccattcaacctggccttgaatgctttCAACAATGGGGcacccaccacctctctgggcaacctgtgccagtgcttcatCACCcacactgtgaaaaaaaaaaaacctcacagttCTCTAAGTTGGTACACACTGATctagaaaaaaagataatggCTGGAAATCAGAATCAGCCTCAAAAGAGATCTCAAGATCACAGGCAACGTGTAATTCACTGGTGAATTTACTCAGATGTGCACTAGATTTTTTTCCACTAGTGATCCTTCAATAACAGCAGGTACTTTCCTAGGTGACCTGATCTCCTTAAAAACTAATCACGGGTATCAGGGATCTTAGATTATGCCAATAACCTTATTTCAGACCTTAAAAAGGCCTCCTGCCCTTTTGGGAGTGAAGGCACTAACAAGTCTCACCAGCAACACCTGTCAAAACCCACCAGGCCCCCAAAACACGCAGGGCACAGCTACACGGCCACCTCAAGAAAGCAGTGGGAGCCCAAGCTCCCTTAAACCGCTGTATCAGCTGCTGCAGTCACACGGCCGGGCTGACCGGGAAACTGAGTCAGATGaggcggggtggggggacaggacGGCACACGAAGTGCGTCCtcagccatggggtgaaaagggAACAGCGCCTAATAAACGCCGCTATCGGCTCTTTTCCCCACTGCCAGGCAGCCCCTcgcctccccacagcccctcaccATCTCCCCTCAGCCCACAGCCTGGCCATTCCCCTCAGGACGGCAGGGAGGGGGGGGCTGTTCCCGCTCGCCCCAGGCCTCCACCACCACTCACCCTCCAAGCTCTCGCACTGAACCAGGTTCACGTAGTCGCCTTGCCGGAGTACCCCCGCTTTAAAGCCGCGCACCAGCCCTTCCAGGTACCCGTTATCCACGTTAAAATAGAGCTCCGGGAAACACGACATGGCGGCGGCGACGAGACGGGAGCACTACCGCCCGCCGCCTCACGTGACTCGCGGCGGGTCACGTGGCCGCGCCCCCTTCCCGGCAGCCATTGCGGGGCGGGAACGGCCTGAGGCGGTGGCGGCCGCCATAACTCTGTGGCCGCCGTACCCCGGCTCCGGCCGCCCAGCGCCAAGCGTGAGGTTCCCCTTCACTACATCCAAGCCACCATGAGTGATACTGGCAGAAGAAGAGCACAAGTAAAGCTCGCAATGCCGCCTCCTGCCGATACACCACTCCTACTAGTCAGGGCAGGTCCTGCATAGCCAGGTAAAGGGCtatgcaggagctgctctgtaacaaaataaaacaattttttgaTGTAGAAGTGTTGCAAAATGTGGGATACGTCAAGGTTATCTTAAGGCTGGATGTTCTTTGATGTAAGACCTCTGTATACTTTCAAGCctaatcaggaaaaaatcagtgGAACAGGCAGCAGCCAGCATCCCTCACTCAAGGATATCCTGGAACAAGCTTTAAGAGTGTAGTAAGTCAAGATGTTGGTATATGCCAATGTGTACATTGTTAACCTGGCGAAATACTCCATGTCCATGTATCCTAGAGCTGAACTATGTTCATTGTAACACTAAAAATCACTCTACGGGTCAGAAAGACTCTGCCCAGGTGATGACCCTTCCCCTGAGCACGAGTGGAAGTTACCTGCAGTTACATGATTTCTATGGAAATTACTAACCAATCTTAATAGAGGGGCTGTGCTTGGGAAATTACTAAGCCTGAACTTGTCAGTGTAAATAATGGCAGGGAGAGTCCGGTGGGGTGTGCTGGGTTTGTGGAATAGCACCGAGCACCccggctggggcagctctgaaaTAAACAGTCCATGTCTCTCTGGAGCGTGTCACTGTGGGCTCGGTGCACACCGAGGAACAAACCCGATTTTATGAGCAACAGCAGCATAGCCAAAACATCACCTGGGGCACCCCGGCTGCTGAAACACCACTTATGTAGCCAGGAAAGGCACATTTGGTTTGACATGGATGTGTCCTGGAGTGTCGGCTGTGTGGACACTGTGCCCAGGCCGTCGTCACCTTGCTGCCACCCCTCTCCTCTGAGAGCCCAGGCGGACACATCACACCATTCCCACTCCGCAGTGGCTTTTGCAAAGGGCTGGTTTATTGGAGCTGCAGAGAAGGAGGCACACGCAGGGGCGAGGAGCTGGCAGCCCCATGGGTGTTAGTTCTTGCCGCAGGGGAAGTTGGTGCTGATTTTCCGGCAGTAGCAAAAGGCGTTGAAGAAGCGGCAGTAGCAGGTGGCACAGGGGTCGCAGCAGGGGATCTGGTGGCCGAGGCAGGACTCCAGGAGACGGACGCAGCGGCGGGGGGAGCGCTCCTCACGGCCTGCAGCTTGCAGTTCTGTGGATGATGCCTGcaggggaaagaggaggaagaggagggaaagagCCAGTCCTGGACCACTGTGCCAGCAAATGAACTGCGTGGGAGAGAGCCAAGTGTGGCTGCTGAAACCTGGCATTGCCAGCAGCAGAGGCTTCTGTTGTTTTCAACTCCAGGCTCTATTTTCTGTTGGAAATCACTGCTGAACCCTGTGGACTCTCTGCAGGCATTGCTGCCTCATCCATGGTGTCTCAAGGCCTTTCTGCACACATTTCTTTTCAAGCACGGCCTGGATGGTGCTGTGCCTTCTGCCCAAACAGAGGCACCGGGGGCTGAGCCAGGCAacacagggcactgcccagtgagctcctgctctgcagaggtttCCTGGGCTGCGCTTGAGGTTAATTAAATGAATTACAGGAGCACAGCCTTGGACCACTCTCCTTTGAGTGCTGGAGCCCCTTGCAGGTCTGGGCAGCCTCAGCTCATCCCAGCTCCTCAGGTGATGGACAGATAGTCCCATCCCAGGCAGCCCCATGCTGGGCTCCAAACCCCCCAGCCTCAGGGACACAGAGAAGGCTGCTGTGGCCTGAGGCTGCCCTGCTCTTTGGGGTGTCTGTAAGAAAGCTCAGGGATCCATACCTGTGGTTCCAGCAGGCTGCCTCTCTGCACAAGGTCACCATCAGCTTCTTGGACCCTCAGGGCCATCTGCTCAAACCCCAGCCTTGGGAGAGTTCCTACGAGATACAGAGAGGCTGGACAAGGAGGCTGCTGGCAGGTCAGCTGATTCTTCTCCCTTTGCTCGTGTGTCCCCACAAAAAAAAGGCCCCACTCCCTGTGGGCTGCCAGGCTGCTCTCACTAGCCAGGGCCAGGAGAGGCTATGCTGCTTTAAGGGGATCCCCACTTCAGTTTTGGGGCCGTGGGCTTTCCAGCGAGCAGCTGGTGGGGGTCAGTGAAGAGCAGGTGGCCACAGGACTCACCTGCCGGCTCTGCAGACACCTCCTTGACTTTCCGCTGCAGGCTGGTGTGGCGGGCTCTGTCCACCCCCTCCAGCCCGCCACTCGCCTTCTGCAGGTGGCCACAGCTGAGGTCAGCAGCCCTGAGATCCAGGACAGCCTGGATCCCCTGCAGcagcccacagcacagcagcaacaCGTTCAGCATGGTCCTGGGGGACAACCTGTGCAGAGGGGCCCGGCCAGCATCAGCTCACCTGCTGGCAGCCGGGCCTGTCCCCTCCACTGCCATCACCTCCACAGCCCGAGAAGTGCTGTGTCAGCAAGGGGCagcctctgccagcacagccactgCTCCCAGCTGTTTGCTCCCTTGGACTTGAGAGCCTTTTTTTTGGCCCAGAGACACCTGGGAGCAGGATCCCCCAAAGCTATCTCATGTGCTGTGGGGCACCCCACATGTGAGCACATTCATGATCTCCCCACAGAAAGGGATGACCAGCAGAGAATGGACTGAGATCTGAATGGACTTTTTTGTGGCAGTTCAGGTTCTTCTGCCCCACCAGACCATTGAGGTGCACAGTGTGTGGCCAAAACAGCTGACACGGCTCCTGCCGGGCTCTGAGCCTGGAAGTGCCACTAGAATCTGTGTGCTGGCTAGGGAGAAAGACCACGGCACACACggctgggggacaggagaaGCTGCAGGGTTGGGCTGTGGGCTTTGGGGGCCTGAAGGCTCTAAAAAGTACGTGACCTCTTTGGGAGCAAAAGAAAAGGGGCCAGGAGGTGATACCTCAGTTGCTGCTGTCAGCCAAATCCTGGGAAACCCTGTGCCTTCTGCTTGGGCAGCCTTGAGGTTCCAAACCTGTCTCCACCTGCCCAATGCTGGCCACTCCTCATCTCCCCATCCCACAAAACCACTCAGCTCTTTGCTGGGAGAGACCCCTCTGCAGTGTGGGGAGCCCCACAGCCATGGGTGTTAGACCCCGCACACTCCCAAGACCCTTCCCGTGGTAAGCACTGACCTTTCCGAGCAGAGAGAGGGATTGCCGTTCGCTGCTCCACTGAGCTCGCTGGAAGCGCCACTACCGCTCTGCCTCAGTGTCCTCCTCCCCACACGCTTACTGGGATTTATATCGGCCTTTTATTAATTAAGTGCTGCAGCCACATGACTCCACTAACTACCAGGTAGGTGGGAGTCTCTGGAAAACGGGCATTGTCTGGATAAAGAGGCAGCCAGTGGGGTGATGCATGGGAGGGGGGACTCCTGCTTTGTGCCTtgcacagctgcaggaaggaacagatCCCTGTTAGCTCCAAACTCCCAAGTTTCTTGGAAGCGATTCCCCACTGTCCTTGCAGACCAGTTCCCTTTCCAGCCCACTTCCCTTTCCAGCACCGAGGCTGCAGCCTGAGGACATCTCCTAGTTCCCAAATAGAGAAATAACAGGGCTACAGTCTCCTCACCAAAACCACACCAAGCTTGACTGGTTTTCAAATGGAATGTTGCCTATCTGTATCTCCTGGCAAGCATCCAGTCATAGTCCAGAGCCTCCAGAAgtcctccagctcctgaccaCTCGCCATCTGCAGATTCTCCAGGCTTCCACCTGTGATAACTGCATCTCTTACTCATGTCTCATTTGGAAAACCTGCATCTCcccagagccaggctcttttgAGGAACACTTGTGGCCTTGAGTGGCTTCAGCCCTGCAAGGAATTGGAGGATTAAGACATAATAGGAAAGGTTCAGCAGACTGTGACCTACCCAGCAGGGAAGGCTGGCAGCCCAGGCTCTGCCCTCACCAGGCTGCTCTGAGACCAGAAGGACGCCCCAGGCCTCCAAGCACATCCCCAGCAGAATGTGAGCcactgctcctggctgcagcaccatccctggggCTCTTTGCAGGCTTCCTTGCTCCTACATCCCCTGTCCTGGCATGATCTGATTCCTGCTGCATTTGAGGGACAGGCTGAGCAGGCACAGAACCAGCGAGGAGCGCATCTGCCTTGTGTAATTTTCTCCAGCTGTAAGTGGCTGCTGGCATCACTCAGCACCCATCTGGGTGCCCCAATGCACAACACCAAGTCAGGACCCCTGCCACAGCACCTGGATGCCTCTGGCACCCCACATTCTTGGACAGACTCATCTTGGGTAAGAGGCAGCTTTGGCAGCCCTTTCCATTCCCAAGGCTCAGGTGGATGCCGAGTGTCCCATCCAgcctcagctcctccagctccagccctggggactCCGGGTCCGCAGTCCACGCTGCCCCGGTCCCCGCTGACACCAGCCCCCGCACGGAGACCTCAGCACAGCTCATTAGGGCCTGTTTGCAGCCGGCGAGGCCGCGGGCCAGGACTTCTGGGAAGGCATTAGCGGGAACGAGGGCGGCCGCGCTGAGAGCTTTTTAATCTGCAGGAGCAACATCTGTTTTGTGCGCATCCCGAAGGCCAGTAACGAGCTAAATGAGGCGGCCGGCCGCTCGCCGGGCCGCTTCCAAGAAAAGAGGGCTTAAAGCGAGGGAGAAAGGGGGGCCAGGGCTGCGCTCCCAGCTCAATGGTTCAGACTCCAGCGGGAGTGGGAGCGGGTGATGGAGTGGGTCAGTGGCACAGCAGAGATGCCCGTgatggggcatcccaggcaggAGCCCCCAACAGCGGGACCCTCGGGAGACAAGCCCGGGCTGGGggctctccctctcctcctggaAGCATCCAGGCAGGCGGGCGGCTCATTTAGCTCATCACCAGCCCTCGTTACCGCTAAGGCCAACCGAGTCCCCGCTACCCAAAACAGGCAATAACGAGCCGGGCCGCGGGAGCTGCCTCTCAGGAGCTGCGATGACCATCACCCCGGCCTcagccccgccgggccgggccctttAAGGCGCGATCCCGGAGCCGCCCTGACGtcagcggggcgggcgcgccCGGGCACCGCAGCCCCGGCGGTCGCAGCTCCGCGCCCCGGTGAGTGCGGCTCCGCCGGGGCGCACCGGGTGACAGCGGCTGGGGTGGGTGTCGGGGTGCCCGGGGCGCCGTAGGGGGAGCATGGGGGTGCCCAGGGTGCTAAGGTCTGGAGGTGAGGGCGTGGGGGTGGCACGGATGTTGGGGATCGGAGATGGGGATACGGGAGTGACAGGGGTGCTGGAGACCTGAAGGTTGGCGA
This region of Aphelocoma coerulescens isolate FSJ_1873_10779 chromosome 11, UR_Acoe_1.0, whole genome shotgun sequence genomic DNA includes:
- the AGRP gene encoding agouti-related protein encodes the protein MLNVLLLCCGLLQGIQAVLDLRAADLSCGHLQKASGGLEGVDRARHTSLQRKVKEVSAEPAGTLPRLGFEQMALRVQEADGDLVQRGSLLEPQASSTELQAAGREERSPRRCVRLLESCLGHQIPCCDPCATCYCRFFNAFCYCRKISTNFPCGKN